One genomic segment of Kosmotoga arenicorallina S304 includes these proteins:
- a CDS encoding transposase: protein MVPQELTKSDIVKIIEYLDKLLPSNFVNKQGRGRRKAYSDKSILKVSILLKLCDVSYRRAKDFLEKNPKYMELLDLKNIPPFQTISRRVRELPLHRINKDIVNLFLDIEGL from the coding sequence ATGGTACCACAAGAACTTACAAAAAGCGATATTGTAAAGATTATTGAGTACTTAGACAAGCTTTTGCCTTCTAACTTCGTTAACAAACAAGGCAGAGGTAGAAGAAAGGCTTATTCCGACAAGAGCATCTTGAAAGTTTCCATTTTATTGAAGCTATGCGATGTCTCATATCGCAGGGCAAAGGACTTTTTAGAAAAGAATCCCAAATACATGGAACTCCTGGACTTGAAAAACATACCTCCATTCCAGACTATATCCAGGAGAGTAAGAGAATTGCCTCTTCACAGGATAAACAAAGATATTGTAAACCTCTTTTTGGATATAGAAGGACTTG
- a CDS encoding ACT domain-containing protein codes for MYRVRIIVDFDASDRSVISKAIEKFKVKGAKVIKYSVESGKWGYDFMDANILVKDLGHLTSIMESLRAIKGVKRVERVGGAV; via the coding sequence ATGTACAGAGTAAGAATTATAGTTGATTTCGACGCTTCCGACCGTTCAGTAATAAGCAAGGCGATAGAGAAGTTCAAAGTGAAAGGCGCTAAAGTGATTAAATACTCCGTTGAATCCGGAAAATGGGGTTATGATTTCATGGATGCTAATATACTTGTAAAGGACCTTGGGCATCTAACATCAATAATGGAAAGCCTGCGAGCCATAAAAGGGGTCAAAAGAGTGGAGAGAGTTGGAGGTGCTGTATGA
- the dtd gene encoding D-aminoacyl-tRNA deacylase — translation MRAVVQRVSEASVKVDGKIAGKIGHGILLLLGVQDGDTDKDLQWMLDKVLNLRIFEDEQGKMNLSLKDVQGQLLVVSQFTLLGDARKGRRPSFTEAASPELAKTYFEKFIDLASREVGVEAGVFQEHMEVQLVNDGPVTILLDSNKLF, via the coding sequence ATGAGGGCAGTAGTCCAGAGAGTTAGTGAAGCTTCGGTAAAGGTTGATGGAAAAATTGCAGGAAAAATTGGACACGGGATATTGCTGTTGCTTGGCGTTCAGGATGGAGACACTGATAAAGACCTCCAGTGGATGCTTGACAAGGTGTTGAATCTTCGGATCTTTGAAGATGAACAGGGAAAAATGAATCTTTCCTTGAAAGATGTACAGGGGCAGCTGTTGGTTGTTTCGCAATTTACCCTTCTGGGTGATGCTCGCAAAGGAAGAAGGCCTTCTTTTACCGAAGCTGCTTCACCGGAACTGGCAAAAACGTATTTTGAAAAGTTCATAGATCTGGCTTCAAGAGAAGTCGGGGTAGAAGCTGGTGTTTTTCAGGAGCATATGGAAGTCCAGCTTGTTAACGATGGACCGGTGACAATTCTTCTTGATTCAAATAAGTTGTTTTAA
- a CDS encoding OmpH family outer membrane protein has product MKKLGLILTIVLVLVGALVISDNASGPANPAKIVYLDIQKVLESTEEWQDLNKSYQEDFAFYQKQLDNLTKEYQDMVKSGASSTALATKQQEILTKKAQYEQTLQQTYNSKTQVILDQIKKRIEDYASFYDYDLILSKDSVVYGNGTYDITDMVIEYLKGF; this is encoded by the coding sequence GTGAAAAAGCTTGGTCTTATCCTTACAATTGTGCTGGTTTTGGTTGGAGCTCTTGTTATTTCTGATAACGCCTCAGGACCGGCTAACCCGGCCAAGATTGTCTATCTTGACATTCAAAAAGTGCTGGAATCAACTGAAGAATGGCAGGACTTAAACAAGAGCTATCAGGAAGATTTTGCCTTTTACCAGAAGCAGCTGGATAACCTGACAAAGGAATATCAGGATATGGTAAAATCCGGGGCAAGTAGCACAGCACTCGCTACAAAGCAGCAAGAAATACTCACGAAAAAGGCACAGTACGAACAGACGCTCCAGCAGACATACAATTCGAAAACTCAGGTAATATTAGATCAGATCAAAAAGAGAATAGAAGACTATGCCTCATTCTATGATTATGACCTGATTCTTTCAAAAGATTCTGTTGTTTATGGCAATGGGACATATGATATAACCGATATGGTTATTGAATACCTGAAAGGATTCTAA
- the lptB gene encoding LPS export ABC transporter ATP-binding protein, with protein MSAVLECIGLYKNFGKRQVLRDVSIKAQSGQVVGILGPNGAGKTTAFKSILGIVIPDKGEIFLNDERITHLPIHERAKRGIAYLPQESSIFRGLAVKENLEVILRLNGKSGAELKEISERLMDDFGIAHLKDQQADLISGGEKRRLEFARTLTLLPHFILLDEPFVGIDPITVKDIQKMILKLKERSIGVIVTDHDVNSLRKVVDVLYVLNKGEVIASGLPGEVLRDPKVIENYLGAD; from the coding sequence GTGAGTGCAGTTCTCGAATGTATAGGGCTTTATAAGAACTTTGGCAAGAGGCAGGTATTAAGAGACGTTTCTATAAAGGCACAGTCCGGGCAGGTGGTTGGTATCCTCGGTCCCAATGGAGCGGGGAAAACCACCGCCTTTAAATCAATTCTTGGTATTGTGATACCTGACAAAGGTGAGATCTTTTTGAACGATGAAAGAATAACCCACCTCCCGATACATGAAAGAGCAAAGCGGGGTATCGCCTATCTACCACAGGAAAGCTCTATTTTCAGAGGCCTTGCTGTCAAGGAGAACCTTGAGGTTATACTCAGATTAAATGGTAAAAGCGGAGCAGAGCTAAAAGAGATTTCCGAAAGGTTGATGGATGATTTCGGTATCGCACACCTGAAAGATCAACAGGCCGATCTCATTTCCGGTGGTGAGAAGAGAAGGTTGGAATTCGCCAGGACACTCACACTTTTGCCTCATTTCATTCTTCTTGACGAACCCTTTGTTGGAATTGACCCCATTACGGTTAAGGATATCCAGAAAATGATCTTAAAGCTCAAAGAACGCTCAATAGGCGTTATCGTAACTGACCACGATGTGAACAGCTTGAGAAAGGTTGTAGATGTTCTTTATGTTCTGAACAAAGGCGAAGTAATCGCTTCAGGACTACCCGGGGAAGTACTCAGAGATCCAAAGGTAATAGAAAATTATCTCGGGGCTGATTGA
- a CDS encoding TIGR00725 family protein, which translates to MKIAVIGYSGNLENSSIKRVSNTCVSLGRLIAQRGHILLTGGRDGVMELVSRGARQAGGEVIGILPFDEAGNEYNNLNINTGMDYLMRSLVLVRSADLVIAIGGEVGTLYEIISAYAYGKTVVLLQGTGGWTDRIIPCLIDGKFLDNRRIVEVFKISALEQLDEFL; encoded by the coding sequence ATGAAAATTGCAGTGATCGGATATTCAGGTAATTTGGAGAATTCATCTATAAAGAGGGTATCAAATACCTGCGTGTCCCTTGGAAGACTTATCGCACAAAGAGGGCATATTCTCCTCACCGGCGGGCGCGATGGGGTTATGGAACTGGTTTCCAGAGGAGCAAGGCAAGCCGGGGGAGAGGTAATCGGCATACTTCCCTTTGACGAAGCTGGAAATGAATACAACAATTTGAATATAAATACGGGTATGGATTACCTGATGAGATCTCTTGTTCTTGTAAGGTCAGCCGATTTGGTAATTGCTATAGGTGGCGAGGTTGGTACGCTCTATGAAATCATCTCAGCTTATGCTTACGGAAAGACCGTTGTTCTGCTTCAGGGCACAGGAGGCTGGACAGACAGAATAATTCCCTGCCTGATAGATGGCAAGTTTCTCGATAACAGGCGCATTGTAGAGGTATTCAAAATATCAGCCCTTGAGCAATTAGATGAATTTTTGTGA
- the gltX gene encoding glutamate--tRNA ligase, translating to MIKCRFAPSPTGHMHVGGVRTALFNWLFAKSQGGKMVLRIEDTDTERSTRESEEQIINSLRWCGLNWDEGPDIGGPHGPYRQSERTEQGIYNDIAERLIKSGHAYYAIYKADDPKTVVSTSAERPQQKKGYTYTIKFKVPDNSDIIFKDLLKGEMKFSSDAFDDFVIVKSNGFPTYNFAVVVDDHMMEINHVLRGEDHLSNTPKQIMIYEALGWEPPKFMHIPLILGHDRSPLSKRHGHTSVDHFRREGYLSKALMNYLALLGWSVDQEIFDYTEKLKDFSPASISNKAVIFDYEKLEWINGKHLRMLDINELVSQFELWLRYTGKTDIMESFVENTGYTKEVLKICREKINTLAQLYDFSMPFFTEEPEYDAMYVSKYLAKEWSLELLSEAMRKFEDNPDWSVEGVEKLVRELAELKITSKKNTFQTLRGAVTGRLVTPGLFETIAVLGKDRTLERLEITLQLAESLRDEEEE from the coding sequence ATGATTAAATGCAGATTTGCGCCAAGTCCAACTGGACACATGCATGTGGGTGGAGTGAGAACCGCCCTCTTTAACTGGTTATTTGCAAAAAGCCAGGGTGGAAAAATGGTGCTGCGTATAGAAGATACAGACACGGAACGTTCCACACGCGAATCGGAAGAACAGATAATCAATTCCTTACGCTGGTGTGGTTTGAACTGGGATGAAGGCCCTGATATTGGCGGTCCTCATGGCCCATACCGTCAGAGCGAGCGAACAGAACAGGGAATCTACAACGACATAGCTGAGCGCCTTATCAAAAGTGGTCATGCTTATTATGCAATATATAAAGCCGATGATCCCAAGACCGTAGTATCCACCTCTGCCGAACGCCCTCAGCAGAAAAAGGGATACACTTACACTATCAAATTCAAAGTCCCGGATAATTCGGATATCATTTTCAAAGACCTGTTAAAGGGCGAAATGAAATTTTCCAGTGATGCCTTTGACGACTTCGTGATAGTCAAGTCCAACGGATTTCCAACATATAACTTTGCCGTGGTTGTAGATGACCATATGATGGAAATAAATCATGTTCTGCGTGGCGAAGATCACCTTTCAAATACGCCAAAGCAGATAATGATATATGAAGCGTTGGGTTGGGAGCCTCCTAAATTCATGCATATACCGCTGATCCTGGGGCATGACAGAAGCCCGCTCTCAAAAAGGCACGGACATACCAGCGTAGATCATTTCAGGCGTGAAGGTTATCTCAGCAAAGCCCTGATGAATTATCTTGCCCTTCTTGGCTGGAGCGTGGATCAGGAGATCTTCGACTACACTGAGAAACTGAAAGATTTCTCTCCTGCTTCAATTTCAAACAAAGCTGTGATTTTTGATTACGAAAAGCTTGAATGGATAAATGGCAAGCATCTGCGCATGCTAGATATAAATGAGCTTGTATCACAATTTGAATTGTGGCTTCGTTATACGGGAAAAACGGACATAATGGAATCCTTCGTCGAAAACACCGGGTATACTAAGGAAGTGCTTAAAATCTGCAGGGAAAAGATAAACACTCTTGCCCAGTTATACGATTTTTCGATGCCCTTTTTCACCGAAGAGCCGGAATATGATGCCATGTATGTGAGCAAATATCTTGCAAAGGAATGGTCGCTGGAGCTCCTTTCAGAAGCGATGAGAAAGTTTGAGGATAACCCGGACTGGAGCGTTGAAGGTGTCGAAAAGTTGGTAAGAGAACTCGCAGAACTGAAAATCACTTCAAAAAAGAACACTTTCCAGACCCTTCGTGGTGCTGTGACTGGAAGACTGGTAACCCCGGGGCTCTTTGAGACCATCGCGGTTCTCGGAAAAGACAGGACACTTGAAAGACTCGAAATAACATTACAGCTTGCAGAGAGTTTAAGGGATGAAGAGGAAGAATGA